One sulfur-oxidizing endosymbiont of Gigantopelta aegis genomic region harbors:
- a CDS encoding DUF2235 domain-containing protein has protein sequence MTQINNANKTKNIILCSDGTGNKGGAGAETNVFQLYNAIDIHDPALEQVVFYENGVGTQKNKIIKGISGAFGFGFGQNVKDLYEFLVRQYEPGDNIYMFGFSRGAATIRGFAGFLQICGLVDKFKKNTNGDYALDVDGHKVFKCDEELGREMDEAFCCYQKNDPNSPQTPHQAEQFKAKTALHHETFVPNGNVPIKFIGVWDTVSALGFPDGLSPLAGSIMATFQGIINRCCPHLFYNYQLNENVKHVFHALSLDDERRTFHPKVWREIPKPDEPLERPKNIEQVWFAGMHSNVGGGYTRKGLSNVTFDWMLERAQLHGLKFISGFCENIKERVNVHGRLYDSRDGLAFYYRYAPRNLPQLCTESGKIASDEIKIHNSVLSRMKYRTSEYAPAEFPREFKVVSSSVDDADTGHSDTIDNLITHKAPPFLGAFHS, from the coding sequence ATGACACAGATTAATAATGCTAATAAAACAAAAAATATAATACTTTGTTCTGATGGTACAGGCAATAAAGGGGGGGCGGGAGCTGAAACGAATGTTTTTCAACTCTATAATGCAATTGACATTCATGACCCCGCTCTTGAACAGGTTGTTTTTTACGAAAATGGTGTTGGTACACAAAAAAATAAAATCATAAAGGGCATTTCCGGTGCTTTTGGTTTTGGTTTTGGGCAAAATGTAAAAGATCTGTATGAGTTTTTAGTACGACAATATGAACCCGGCGATAATATTTATATGTTTGGTTTTAGTCGTGGTGCAGCAACCATTCGTGGTTTTGCCGGTTTTTTACAAATCTGTGGTTTGGTCGATAAATTTAAAAAAAATACCAATGGTGATTATGCATTAGACGTTGATGGTCACAAAGTTTTTAAATGTGACGAAGAGCTTGGCCGGGAAATGGATGAAGCCTTTTGCTGCTACCAAAAGAACGATCCTAATAGCCCTCAAACACCACATCAAGCTGAACAATTCAAAGCAAAAACAGCCTTGCATCATGAGACGTTTGTGCCCAATGGCAATGTACCGATTAAATTCATTGGTGTCTGGGATACAGTATCAGCCTTAGGGTTTCCCGATGGTTTAAGTCCTTTAGCAGGCTCAATAATGGCTACTTTTCAAGGTATTATCAACCGTTGCTGCCCACATTTGTTTTATAACTATCAGCTTAATGAGAATGTAAAACATGTCTTTCATGCCTTATCCCTTGATGACGAAAGGCGCACTTTTCATCCTAAAGTCTGGCGAGAGATCCCTAAACCGGATGAACCATTAGAGCGACCTAAAAATATTGAGCAGGTTTGGTTTGCTGGCATGCATAGTAATGTTGGTGGTGGCTATACACGAAAAGGCTTATCAAATGTAACCTTTGACTGGATGCTGGAACGAGCGCAACTACATGGTTTAAAATTTATTTCTGGCTTTTGCGAAAATATTAAAGAGCGTGTCAATGTACATGGTCGCTTATATGATTCGCGAGATGGATTGGCATTTTACTATCGTTATGCACCAAGAAATTTGCCGCAATTATGTACTGAATCAGGAAAGATAGCATCAGATGAGATAAAGATTCATAATTCAGTCTTGTCACGTATGAAATATCGCACCTCTGAATATGCACCGGCTGAGTTTCCACGGGAATTTAAGGTGGTATCCTCCAGTGTTGATGATGCTGATACGGGGCATTCAGATACAATTGATAACTTGATTACCCATAAAGCTCCGCCATTTTTAGGAGCTTTCCATTCATAG
- a CDS encoding IS1595 family transposase: MSKNKIQFQEGYSLFELFNDYGTDKQCRQALFKWKFPDGFVCPECGNKTYCTLEHRHLYQCHHCHHQTSATCGTIFDSTKLPLSKWFLAIHLMTQLKTAVSALELKRQLKVSYNTAWSMKQKIMQVMKERDDSKPLSGIIQIDDAYWGGEHRGGSRGRGSENKTPFVAAVSTNEDGHPIAMNLNVLKGFKSSEIKRWAQTHLTPGSTVYSDGLNCFPAVKEADCKHVPIVTGGGAASVDKIEFIWVNTMIGNIKNSMKGSYHSINSKHLPRYLAEFCYRFNRRFNLKDMMPRFLCVAMKTPPMNGKLLKMAELYG; encoded by the coding sequence ATGTCAAAAAATAAAATTCAGTTTCAAGAAGGTTATAGTTTATTTGAGCTTTTTAATGATTATGGCACTGACAAACAGTGCCGACAAGCCTTATTTAAATGGAAATTTCCTGATGGATTTGTTTGCCCAGAGTGTGGCAATAAGACTTATTGCACTCTAGAACATCGCCATCTTTATCAGTGCCACCATTGTCATCATCAGACATCAGCAACCTGTGGGACAATATTTGATAGTACCAAACTGCCTTTATCTAAGTGGTTTTTAGCGATTCATCTTATGACTCAATTGAAGACAGCGGTTTCAGCATTAGAATTAAAGAGACAGCTTAAGGTAAGCTACAATACAGCCTGGAGTATGAAACAAAAGATCATGCAGGTTATGAAAGAACGTGATGACAGTAAACCTTTATCAGGCATCATTCAAATTGATGATGCCTACTGGGGTGGTGAGCACAGAGGCGGCTCCAGAGGTCGTGGTTCAGAAAATAAAACACCGTTCGTTGCAGCCGTTTCTACTAATGAAGATGGACACCCGATTGCAATGAATTTAAATGTGCTTAAAGGGTTTAAATCCAGTGAAATAAAACGATGGGCACAAACTCATTTAACACCTGGAAGTACTGTTTACTCAGATGGGTTAAATTGTTTTCCTGCGGTTAAAGAAGCTGACTGTAAGCATGTTCCAATCGTCACGGGTGGTGGTGCGGCAAGTGTTGATAAAATTGAGTTTATCTGGGTTAACACTATGATAGGTAATATTAAAAACTCTATGAAGGGAAGCTATCATTCCATTAACTCAAAACATTTACCTCGGTATCTTGCTGAATTTTGTTATCGGTTTAATAGACGCTTTAACTTAAAAGACATGATGCCAAGGTTTTTATGCGTGGCGATGAAAACGCCACCTATGAATGGAAAGCTCCTAAAAATGGCGGAGCTTTATGGGTAA